One genomic region from Deinococcus apachensis DSM 19763 encodes:
- a CDS encoding ester cyclase yields MTQEPPPVFDFADHPDITDFAAAANSGRRQDLDGFDPEYVDIVDYIVRCTHRIWEERAVHLIHTHYTHNARVHTSDGLTTYGAEAVVRNTLRSQAAYSGSRSFADDVIWGGNAQDGFYTSHRLFTVGVNTGHTDYGPPTGRRIGRWIVADCRIKDNRIFEEWLVGDHSAELRQLGYDPLELARAGAPVPPVPPGEPTGEDGQLPPTLLALPAPEEAEAFVRALLHNLWNARMLSLVRACYAPEHVAWVPGHRQLYGHGDYEQFVLGLMAQFSDLRLSVDHVCVLGDAGRGHRVATRWTLQGTHDGPGRYGRPTGRRVRMLGVTHHELRGGLIRQEWTLFDEFALLRQLHAPLAPEHAPFAAGFAPSAPGEPTLL; encoded by the coding sequence GTGACACAGGAACCCCCACCCGTCTTCGACTTCGCCGATCACCCGGACATCACCGATTTCGCCGCCGCCGCGAACAGCGGGCGCCGCCAGGACCTCGACGGCTTCGACCCGGAGTACGTGGACATCGTGGACTACATCGTGCGCTGCACCCACAGGATCTGGGAGGAGCGCGCGGTCCACCTGATCCACACGCACTACACCCACAACGCCCGGGTGCATACCTCGGACGGGCTGACGACGTACGGCGCCGAGGCCGTGGTGCGAAACACCCTCCGCAGCCAGGCGGCCTACAGCGGCTCCCGCTCGTTCGCGGACGACGTGATCTGGGGCGGCAACGCGCAGGACGGCTTCTACACCTCGCACCGCCTGTTCACGGTGGGCGTCAACACCGGCCACACCGACTACGGCCCGCCCACGGGGCGCCGCATCGGCCGCTGGATTGTTGCCGACTGCCGCATCAAGGACAACCGCATCTTTGAAGAGTGGCTGGTGGGCGACCACAGCGCCGAGTTGCGCCAGCTCGGCTATGACCCCCTGGAACTCGCCCGCGCGGGTGCGCCCGTGCCCCCCGTGCCGCCCGGCGAGCCCACCGGGGAGGACGGGCAGCTCCCGCCCACCCTCCTGGCGCTGCCCGCTCCCGAGGAGGCGGAGGCCTTTGTGCGTGCCCTGCTGCACAACCTGTGGAACGCGCGAATGCTGAGCCTGGTGCGCGCCTGCTACGCCCCCGAACACGTGGCCTGGGTGCCGGGCCACCGGCAGCTTTACGGGCACGGCGACTACGAGCAGTTCGTGCTGGGGCTGATGGCGCAGTTTTCCGACCTGCGGCTGAGCGTGGACCACGTGTGCGTGCTGGGCGACGCGGGGCGAGGGCACCGCGTCGCCACCCGCTGGACCCTGCAGGGGACCCACGACGGTCCCGGCCGCTACGGGCGGCCCACCGGGCGGCGCGTGCGGATGCTGGGCGTGACGCATCACGAGCTGCGGGGCGGGCTGATCCGGCAGGAGTGGACGCTGTTCGACGAGTTCGCGCTGCTCAGGCAGCTTCACGCGCCGCTGGCGCCGGAGCACGCCCCCTTCGCGGCCGGGTTCGCGCCCTCCGCCCCCGGGGAGCCGACCCTCCTGTGA
- the solA gene encoding N-methyl-L-tryptophan oxidase: MERVYDCIVLGAGGAGTSAAYHLARRGRRVLLLDQFAVPHDRGSSHGHSRIFRLAYDHPDYVHLAQHALDRWRELEEVSGQTLLTLTGGLDLGPGALPGLRAVEESLRGAGAQVETLDAGALMRRFPQWRVPGDWAAVYSPDAGIVNPTQTVELLAALARSEGATVLEHTPALDLDLGDPRAPVVRTPRGTFACRRLIVAAGAWLPHLVPELTPTLRVTLETTAFFRVRDLAAFLPGRFPVFIQHARVGEAEVYGFPAFGLPGVKIAEHLQGPATTAETRSFEVDGATLARLGAYLERHLPGAAGPVMQARTCLYTTTPTQDFLLDTHDAVVPGGSPSVLLASPCSGHGFKFVPALGELMADWADGVTHPLHFGRFRAGRARNTLTSAGS; the protein is encoded by the coding sequence ATGGAAAGGGTATACGACTGCATCGTGCTGGGAGCTGGGGGTGCCGGAACGAGCGCTGCCTACCACCTCGCCCGGCGGGGGCGGCGGGTGCTGCTGCTCGACCAGTTCGCTGTTCCGCACGACCGGGGGTCCAGCCACGGCCACTCGCGCATCTTCCGCCTTGCCTATGACCACCCCGACTACGTTCACCTCGCCCAGCACGCCCTCGACCGGTGGCGCGAGCTGGAAGAGGTCTCCGGGCAGACCCTGCTGACCCTGACGGGCGGCCTCGACCTCGGCCCCGGGGCGTTGCCGGGCCTGCGGGCCGTCGAGGAGAGCCTGCGGGGGGCGGGCGCGCAGGTCGAGACCCTGGACGCCGGGGCGCTCATGCGGCGCTTCCCGCAGTGGAGGGTTCCCGGGGACTGGGCGGCCGTCTACTCGCCCGACGCGGGCATCGTCAACCCCACGCAGACGGTCGAACTGCTCGCGGCCCTGGCCCGCTCGGAGGGGGCGACCGTGCTCGAACACACCCCGGCGCTGGACCTCGACCTGGGCGACCCGCGGGCCCCGGTCGTCCGCACCCCGCGGGGGACCTTTGCCTGCCGCCGCCTGATCGTCGCCGCGGGCGCCTGGCTGCCCCACCTCGTGCCGGAACTCACGCCGACCCTGCGGGTCACGCTGGAGACGACCGCCTTTTTCCGGGTCCGGGACCTGGCCGCCTTCCTGCCTGGCCGCTTCCCGGTGTTCATCCAGCACGCCCGGGTGGGGGAGGCCGAGGTCTACGGCTTCCCCGCCTTCGGACTTCCCGGCGTGAAGATCGCCGAACACCTCCAGGGACCAGCCACGACGGCCGAAACCCGGAGCTTCGAGGTGGACGGCGCAACCCTCGCGCGGCTGGGGGCCTATCTGGAGCGCCACCTGCCCGGGGCGGCGGGCCCGGTCATGCAGGCCCGGACCTGCCTGTACACGACGACCCCGACCCAGGACTTCCTGCTGGACACCCATGACGCCGTGGTCCCTGGCGGTTCACCGTCCGTGCTGCTCGCCTCGCCATGTAGCGGGCACGGGTTCAAGTTCGTGCCCGCGCTGGGTGAACTGATGGCCGACTGGGCGGACGGCGTGACCCACCCGCTCCATTTCGGGCGCTTCCGGGCCGGGCGGGCGCGGAATACCCTCACCTCCGCAGGGTCCTGA
- a CDS encoding M20 family metallopeptidase, whose amino-acid sequence MDEEALTHLAQSLVRLDTQAPLPGEAAAADFLEPYLRERGFTVTRQEVAPGRPNLIADLGTGEGGLIFEGHTDVVSVGDPGGWVIPPFEGRIENGLLHGRGSADMKAGLAAAICAAVAVREVTPAPPRPLRLAILCDEEGLMLGVKAFVRAGYARGFGGAIICEPEENEVCLCQKGAMRAWVTFTGRMAHGAMPYAGANPIPAAAALVGGLAALEREWRDARHELLGDVYLTPTVFEANAGPGQNNVIPGTCRVGLDIRTVPGVNHAALAGQVRDLIRSVLADFPGISAALDVYEDRPATQTPPDAPVVRAVVRALDLTGQPLHFGGVPGATDGTFLHAWGGVPIVTIGPGDRTIPHRVDEHVPLRAVIGAARMYAAAAVLFLNRDE is encoded by the coding sequence GTGGACGAGGAGGCCCTGACCCACCTCGCCCAGTCGCTCGTGCGCCTCGACACCCAGGCGCCCCTGCCCGGCGAGGCCGCCGCCGCCGACTTCCTGGAGCCGTACCTGCGGGAGCGCGGCTTCACTGTCACCCGGCAGGAGGTCGCCCCGGGCCGTCCCAACCTGATCGCCGACCTGGGCACGGGGGAGGGCGGCCTGATCTTCGAGGGGCACACCGACGTGGTGTCGGTCGGCGACCCGGGCGGCTGGGTCATTCCCCCCTTCGAGGGACGGATCGAGAACGGCCTGCTGCACGGGCGGGGCAGCGCCGACATGAAGGCGGGCCTGGCCGCCGCGATCTGCGCCGCCGTCGCCGTGCGGGAGGTGACGCCCGCCCCACCCCGCCCCCTGCGCCTCGCCATCCTCTGCGACGAGGAGGGGCTGATGCTGGGCGTCAAGGCGTTCGTGCGGGCGGGGTACGCGCGTGGCTTTGGCGGGGCGATCATCTGCGAGCCCGAGGAGAACGAGGTCTGCCTGTGCCAGAAAGGCGCGATGCGCGCGTGGGTGACCTTCACCGGGCGGATGGCCCACGGCGCGATGCCCTACGCGGGCGCCAACCCTATTCCGGCGGCGGCGGCCCTTGTGGGGGGACTGGCCGCTCTCGAACGGGAGTGGCGGGACGCTCGGCACGAGCTGCTGGGTGACGTGTACCTCACCCCCACCGTGTTCGAGGCGAACGCGGGGCCGGGGCAGAACAACGTCATTCCCGGCACGTGCCGGGTGGGGCTGGACATCCGCACCGTGCCCGGGGTGAACCACGCCGCGCTGGCCGGGCAGGTTCGGGACCTGATCCGGTCGGTCCTAGCGGACTTCCCGGGCATCTCGGCCGCGCTCGACGTGTACGAGGACCGCCCGGCGACCCAGACGCCCCCCGACGCACCGGTCGTGCGGGCCGTTGTCCGGGCGCTGGACCTCACCGGGCAGCCGCTGCACTTCGGCGGCGTGCCGGGGGCCACCGACGGCACCTTCCTGCACGCCTGGGGGGGGGTGCCCATCGTGACCATCGGCCCGGGGGACCGCACCATCCCGCATCGGGTGGATGAACATGTCCCGCTGCGCGCGGTGATCGGCGCCGCCCGGATGTACGCGGCGGCCGCGGTGCTGTTCCTGAACCGGGACGAGTGA
- a CDS encoding glycoside hydrolase family 32 protein, with product MTGAPDRHRPLFHFTPARHWMNDPNGLLHFGGEYHLFYQHNPFGPIHGHLSWAHAVSRDLVAWEHLGVALPERPDRAIYSGSAVVDWHNTSGLGLGDVPPFVALYTGHRAGHQAQYLAYSQDRGRTWHDPWERPVLDPGKADFRDPRVFWHGETGRWVMAVAHPAERQVEIFSSPNLRDWTPQSVFGPAGDTRGPWEVPELFALTDERGVDHWVLKVDVYPGRPFGRSGGQYFVGTFDGVTFRPTTPARPLDHGPDFYAALSFSDLPGRRVWLGWMNHWRYASRLPTGPWRGTLSFPRELSLVRSAGGPVLRQRPVAELDRLRGAEFRLTGSPLREGVPLTLTPRARPALDLTLDLAGRGARRLDLLIRGGAREEVVLSHDLEGNRLVLRRRTAPSVGAPEGFDGEYGAPLTAGNGLLSLRVLMHRSSVEVFAEDGRVVMTALAFPEEVGWTVAAVARGGDAEVVRSTVCSLAASPPG from the coding sequence GTGACCGGCGCCCCGGACCGCCACCGCCCGCTCTTTCATTTCACGCCCGCGCGCCACTGGATGAACGACCCCAACGGCCTGCTGCACTTCGGGGGCGAGTACCACCTGTTCTACCAGCACAACCCCTTCGGCCCCATCCACGGGCACCTAAGCTGGGCTCACGCGGTCAGCCGCGACCTGGTGGCCTGGGAGCATCTCGGGGTGGCGCTGCCCGAGCGCCCGGACCGGGCCATCTACTCGGGGAGCGCCGTGGTGGACTGGCACAACACAAGCGGGCTGGGGCTCGGGGACGTCCCGCCCTTCGTCGCGCTGTACACCGGCCACCGGGCGGGTCACCAGGCGCAGTACCTCGCCTACAGTCAGGACCGCGGGCGAACCTGGCACGACCCCTGGGAGCGGCCCGTGCTGGACCCCGGTAAGGCTGACTTCCGGGACCCCAGGGTGTTCTGGCACGGCGAGACCGGGCGCTGGGTCATGGCGGTCGCCCATCCCGCCGAGCGCCAGGTGGAGATCTTCAGCTCGCCGAACCTGCGCGACTGGACCCCGCAGAGTGTGTTCGGCCCCGCGGGTGACACGCGGGGTCCCTGGGAGGTGCCCGAGCTGTTTGCTCTGACGGACGAGCGGGGCGTGGATCATTGGGTGCTCAAGGTGGACGTGTACCCGGGCCGCCCCTTCGGGAGGTCGGGCGGCCAGTATTTCGTGGGGACGTTCGACGGCGTGACGTTCAGGCCGACCACACCCGCACGTCCCCTCGACCACGGCCCGGACTTCTACGCGGCCCTGTCCTTCTCGGACCTACCCGGACGGCGGGTCTGGCTGGGCTGGATGAACCACTGGCGGTACGCCTCCCGCCTGCCCACCGGGCCGTGGCGCGGCACGCTGAGCTTTCCGCGCGAGCTGTCCCTGGTCCGGTCCGCCGGGGGGCCCGTGTTGCGGCAGCGGCCCGTCGCCGAACTCGACCGGCTCCGTGGGGCCGAATTTCGCCTCACGGGGAGCCCGCTGCGGGAGGGCGTGCCGCTCACCCTCACGCCCCGCGCCCGGCCCGCCCTGGACCTGACCCTCGATCTGGCCGGGCGCGGGGCGCGCCGTCTCGACCTCCTGATTCGGGGCGGGGCGCGGGAGGAGGTGGTGCTCTCGCATGACCTGGAGGGGAACCGCCTCGTCCTCCGGCGCAGGACTGCCCCCTCCGTCGGCGCGCCGGAAGGCTTCGATGGGGAGTACGGGGCGCCGCTCACGGCGGGGAACGGCCTCCTCTCGCTGCGGGTCCTCATGCACCGCTCGTCCGTGGAGGTGTTCGCGGAGGACGGGCGCGTGGTGATGACCGCCCTGGCCTTTCCCGAGGAGGTGGGCTGGACCGTTGCGGCCGTGGCGCGCGGGGGGGACGCCGAGGTGGTGCGGTCCACGGTCTGTTCCCTCGCGGCGTCCCCACCGGGATGA
- a CDS encoding carbon-nitrogen hydrolase family protein: MARVLPVAVVQEAPFPVDGPLSRFAEHVQGLVAAFPQVRMIVYPELHLFGTEGPLRRERLLEVAEPLSGPRASALGELAGDLGVWLVPGSVCERGPAGQLFNTAVALSPEGRLAASYRKVFPWRPYEPFEAGDHFVTFDLPGVGRAGFSVCYDAWFPEVTRHLAWMGAEVVLNLVKTTTCDRTQEVILARANAIVNQVFVVSVNCAGPEGTGRSLIVDPEGIVRAEAVGAAPTVLTDVLDLDHVPRVRQYGTVGLTRPWDQFRPSDPPLPLPLYGGSIDPGRWNPDRRHPAEEARVERAE; this comes from the coding sequence ATGGCGAGGGTCCTGCCGGTCGCCGTGGTGCAGGAGGCCCCGTTCCCGGTCGATGGGCCGCTGAGCCGCTTTGCCGAGCACGTGCAGGGGCTCGTGGCGGCCTTTCCGCAGGTCCGGATGATCGTCTACCCCGAACTCCACCTATTCGGGACCGAGGGACCCCTGAGGCGGGAACGGCTGCTGGAGGTGGCCGAGCCGCTCTCCGGCCCGCGCGCGTCAGCGCTGGGCGAACTGGCGGGGGACCTGGGCGTCTGGCTGGTGCCGGGGAGCGTGTGCGAGCGGGGCCCCGCGGGGCAACTGTTCAACACGGCCGTCGCCCTCTCTCCCGAGGGGCGCCTCGCCGCGTCGTACCGCAAGGTCTTTCCCTGGCGGCCCTACGAGCCGTTTGAGGCGGGGGACCATTTCGTGACCTTCGACCTGCCGGGAGTCGGGCGGGCCGGGTTTTCGGTCTGCTACGACGCCTGGTTCCCGGAGGTCACCCGCCACCTGGCCTGGATGGGCGCCGAGGTCGTGCTCAACCTCGTGAAGACGACGACCTGCGACCGGACCCAGGAGGTGATCCTGGCGCGGGCGAACGCCATCGTCAACCAGGTGTTCGTGGTGAGCGTGAACTGCGCGGGGCCGGAGGGGACGGGCCGCAGCCTGATCGTGGACCCGGAGGGGATCGTCCGGGCGGAGGCGGTTGGGGCGGCCCCGACCGTCCTGACCGATGTGCTCGACCTCGACCACGTTCCGCGCGTCCGGCAGTACGGCACGGTGGGGCTGACCCGCCCGTGGGACCAGTTCCGGCCCAGCGACCCGCCGCTGCCGCTGCCGCTGTACGGCGGAAGCATCGACCCGGGGCGCTGGAATCCGGATCGCCGCCACCCGGCAGAGGAAGCCCGGGTCGAGCGTGCCGAGTAG
- a CDS encoding ABC transporter permease, producing the protein MARSLSKVETEGAPGRTARRRGNASLTLGMGLVGLVGLAALVSLVWLPADPNAGDLLARLKPPGGGHPLGTDAFGRDLLARVMVGARSALAVGLVAVGVGLGLGLPLGLLAGFYGGALDRTLTLLLDAVYVFPTLLLVMLLVTAWGAGLLPAMLAVGVSAVPVFARLARSGAVSVRAEPYVEAAQALGARPARVLGRHVLPNILTPLIVQASFTLGAAILIEGALSYLGLGIQPPQASWGNMLREAQSFLYLSAYPTLVPGVAIMLAVLGFNLLGDGLRGREGGP; encoded by the coding sequence ATGGCTAGGTCGCTCTCCAAGGTGGAGACTGAGGGGGCACCGGGAAGGACGGCGAGGCGGCGGGGGAATGCCTCGCTGACCCTCGGCATGGGGCTGGTGGGGCTGGTGGGATTGGCGGCGCTGGTGAGCCTGGTGTGGCTCCCCGCCGACCCCAACGCGGGCGACCTGCTCGCGCGGCTCAAACCGCCGGGGGGCGGGCACCCGCTGGGCACGGACGCCTTCGGGCGCGACCTGCTGGCGCGGGTGATGGTGGGCGCGAGGAGTGCCCTTGCCGTGGGCCTGGTGGCGGTGGGCGTGGGGCTGGGGCTGGGCCTGCCGCTGGGGCTGCTGGCCGGGTTCTACGGCGGCGCCCTCGACCGGACCCTCACGCTGCTGCTCGACGCGGTGTACGTCTTCCCCACCCTGCTGCTGGTGATGCTGCTGGTGACGGCCTGGGGTGCGGGACTCCTCCCCGCCATGCTCGCCGTGGGAGTGAGCGCCGTGCCGGTCTTCGCGCGGCTGGCGCGGTCGGGAGCGGTCTCGGTGCGGGCCGAGCCGTATGTCGAGGCGGCGCAGGCGCTGGGGGCCCGACCGGCGCGGGTGCTGGGGCGGCACGTGCTGCCCAACATCCTCACGCCGCTGATCGTGCAGGCGAGCTTCACGCTGGGGGCGGCCATCCTGATCGAGGGGGCGCTGTCGTACCTGGGGCTCGGCATCCAGCCCCCCCAGGCGAGCTGGGGCAACATGCTGCGGGAGGCGCAGAGCTTCCTGTACCTCTCCGCCTATCCGACCCTGGTGCCCGGCGTGGCGATCATGCTCGCCGTGCTGGGCTTCAACCTGCTCGGCGACGGCCTGCGGGGCCGGGAGGGAGGGCCATGA
- a CDS encoding SDR family NAD(P)-dependent oxidoreductase produces MDYATMFRLDGKVALLVGGGSGIGEASAHALAANGAHVVVADLNGEAASRTANAIRQAGYAAEGLPLDLTDAGAVEGAVAGILRGHGRLDIGVSSPSINVRKPLLDYTPEEFERVLRVNMGGTFNVLRSAGRAMADGGGGSLIAFSSVRSQVVEPGQSVYAATKAGTLQLLRGLASELGGRGVRANAVAPGVIDTPLTAPIKNNPQWADAYAQKSVFGRWGRPEELAGAVVYLASEAASFVTGTILFVDGGWTSMDGRFTPPL; encoded by the coding sequence ATGGATTACGCGACGATGTTCCGGCTCGACGGCAAGGTGGCCCTCCTGGTGGGGGGCGGCAGCGGCATCGGGGAGGCCAGCGCGCATGCCCTCGCGGCCAACGGCGCCCACGTGGTCGTGGCGGACCTGAACGGGGAAGCGGCCTCACGGACGGCGAACGCCATCCGGCAGGCGGGGTACGCCGCCGAGGGCCTCCCCCTCGACCTCACCGACGCGGGTGCCGTGGAAGGCGCCGTGGCGGGCATCCTGCGCGGGCACGGTCGGCTCGACATCGGGGTGAGCAGCCCCAGCATCAACGTGCGCAAGCCGCTGCTCGACTACACCCCTGAGGAATTCGAGCGGGTGTTGCGCGTCAACATGGGCGGCACCTTCAACGTCCTGCGGAGTGCGGGCCGGGCGATGGCCGATGGGGGCGGCGGCAGCCTGATCGCCTTCTCGTCGGTGCGCTCGCAGGTCGTAGAGCCCGGCCAGAGCGTGTACGCGGCGACGAAGGCGGGCACCCTGCAACTGCTGCGCGGCCTCGCCAGTGAGCTGGGGGGGCGGGGGGTGCGCGCCAATGCCGTCGCCCCCGGCGTGATCGACACGCCGCTCACCGCGCCCATCAAGAACAACCCGCAGTGGGCCGACGCCTACGCGCAAAAGAGCGTGTTCGGCCGCTGGGGCAGGCCGGAAGAGCTGGCCGGGGCCGTGGTCTACCTCGCCTCGGAGGCCGCGTCCTTTGTGACCGGCACGATCCTGTTCGTGGACGGCGGCTGGACCAGCATGGACGGGCGGTTCACGCCGCCGCTGTAG
- a CDS encoding P1 family peptidase, whose translation MTSFEASAAGSQREGDRRPGPLNAITDVAGVRVGHHTDLAQATGTTVVLFGGGAVAAVDVRGAAPGTRETDLLQPENAVSHIHALLLSGGSAYGLDAAGGVMRYLEERSVGFGVGEGRVVPIVPGAVLFDLGRGGNFGGRPDASFGYRAAENARTGPVGQGNVGAGTGAVVGVLKGGVGTASTVLDDGSVVGALVALNAAGQVFSPTTGRLYAEHLELAGEFAGPLPPVDLGLLPPADLPRPGQNTTLGLVAVNRTLGKAQALKVAQMAQDGLPRSIWPVHTLFDGDVVFSAATGGPPVETPGDLSRLGTVAADTLARAVVHGVLNARTLGRWPAYREAASRPSPP comes from the coding sequence ATGACCAGCTTCGAGGCCTCGGCGGCGGGGAGTCAACGTGAGGGGGACCGGCGCCCCGGTCCGCTGAACGCCATTACCGATGTGGCGGGCGTGCGGGTGGGCCACCACACCGATCTCGCTCAGGCGACTGGAACCACCGTGGTGCTGTTCGGTGGGGGCGCCGTGGCGGCTGTGGACGTGCGCGGCGCCGCCCCCGGCACCCGCGAGACGGACCTGCTGCAGCCCGAGAACGCCGTGAGCCACATCCACGCCCTGCTGCTGAGCGGCGGCAGCGCCTACGGGCTCGACGCGGCGGGCGGCGTGATGCGCTACCTGGAGGAGCGCAGCGTGGGCTTCGGGGTCGGGGAGGGCCGGGTGGTCCCCATCGTGCCCGGGGCCGTGCTGTTCGACCTGGGGCGCGGCGGGAACTTCGGGGGGCGCCCGGACGCCTCCTTCGGCTACCGGGCGGCGGAGAATGCCCGGACAGGTCCGGTCGGGCAGGGCAATGTCGGCGCGGGCACCGGGGCCGTGGTGGGCGTCCTCAAGGGCGGCGTGGGCACGGCGAGCACCGTGCTGGACGACGGCAGCGTGGTCGGCGCGCTCGTGGCCCTCAACGCCGCCGGGCAGGTCTTCTCGCCCACGACCGGCCGACTCTATGCGGAACACCTCGAACTCGCCGGGGAGTTCGCCGGGCCGCTCCCCCCGGTGGACCTCGGCCTGCTGCCCCCCGCCGACCTGCCGCGCCCCGGCCAGAACACCACCCTCGGCCTCGTCGCCGTGAACCGCACCCTGGGCAAGGCGCAGGCTCTGAAGGTCGCGCAGATGGCCCAGGACGGCCTGCCCCGCTCCATCTGGCCGGTCCACACCCTCTTCGACGGCGACGTGGTGTTCTCGGCGGCCACCGGGGGTCCGCCCGTGGAGACCCCCGGGGACCTCAGCCGACTGGGCACCGTCGCCGCCGACACGCTCGCCCGGGCCGTCGTTCACGGGGTCCTGAACGCCCGCACCCTGGGCCGCTGGCCCGCGTACCGGGAGGCGGCCAGCCGCCCCTCACCGCCCTGA
- a CDS encoding ethanolamine ammonia-lyase subunit EutB, producing MSYSITLGHRHYTFPDLRSVLARASPARSGDELAGLAAASAHERAAARYVLAGLPLRLFLEQPLIPYETDEVTRLIVDTHDAAAFAPVAGLTVGEFRDWLLGEEVTPELLAALAPGLTPEMVAAVSKLMRNQDLILVARRCRVVTAFRTTLGLPGHFSMRLQPNHPTDDPRGILASVIDGLMFGIGDAVIGVNPALDSVASTVRLLHLLDDLRQDLELPAQTCVLAHLTTQLAALGAGAPLDVIFQSVAGTQTANAGFGVDLALLREGRDAALSLNRGTAGQNVMYCETGQGSALSANAHHGVDQQTCEARAYAVARSLSPLIVNTVVGFIGPEYLYDGKQIIRAGLEDHFCGKLLGLPMGCDICYTNHAEADQDDMDTLLTLLASAGLTFAIGVPGADDIMLNYQSTSYHDAWYVRGLFGLKPAPEFAGWLERMGIAQGGRLLPPDPARTRRLLGWGGA from the coding sequence ATGTCCTACTCCATCACGCTGGGCCACCGACACTACACCTTCCCGGACCTCAGGAGCGTGCTCGCCCGCGCCAGCCCGGCCCGCTCGGGTGACGAGCTGGCGGGGCTGGCTGCCGCGAGCGCCCACGAGCGGGCGGCGGCGCGGTACGTGCTCGCCGGGCTGCCGCTGCGCCTGTTCCTCGAACAGCCGCTCATCCCCTACGAGACCGACGAGGTCACCCGGCTGATCGTGGACACCCACGACGCGGCGGCCTTCGCGCCCGTGGCGGGGCTGACCGTCGGCGAGTTCCGCGACTGGTTGCTGGGGGAGGAGGTCACCCCGGAGCTGCTCGCCGCCCTCGCCCCCGGCCTCACCCCCGAGATGGTCGCCGCGGTGAGCAAGCTGATGCGAAACCAGGACCTGATCCTGGTCGCCCGCCGCTGCCGGGTCGTCACCGCCTTTCGCACCACGCTGGGGCTGCCGGGCCACTTCTCGATGCGGCTGCAACCCAACCACCCCACCGACGATCCCCGGGGCATCCTGGCCTCGGTCATCGATGGGCTGATGTTCGGCATCGGGGACGCGGTCATCGGCGTGAACCCGGCGTTGGATAGCGTGGCCTCCACGGTCCGGCTGCTGCACCTGCTCGACGACCTGCGCCAGGACCTGGAGCTGCCCGCCCAGACCTGCGTGCTCGCCCACCTCACCACGCAGCTCGCCGCCCTCGGGGCGGGCGCGCCCCTCGACGTGATCTTCCAGTCGGTCGCGGGCACCCAGACGGCCAACGCGGGGTTCGGGGTCGACCTGGCGCTGCTGCGTGAGGGCCGGGACGCCGCGCTGTCGTTGAACCGGGGCACGGCCGGGCAGAACGTCATGTACTGCGAGACCGGCCAGGGGAGCGCCCTCTCCGCGAACGCCCACCACGGGGTGGACCAGCAGACCTGCGAGGCGCGGGCGTACGCGGTGGCCCGCTCGCTCTCGCCCCTGATCGTGAACACGGTGGTGGGCTTTATCGGGCCCGAGTACCTGTACGACGGCAAGCAGATCATCCGCGCCGGGCTGGAGGATCATTTCTGCGGCAAACTCCTCGGCCTGCCGATGGGCTGCGACATCTGCTACACCAACCACGCCGAGGCCGATCAGGACGACATGGACACGCTGCTCACCCTGCTCGCCTCGGCGGGGCTGACCTTCGCCATCGGGGTGCCGGGGGCCGACGACATCATGCTGAACTACCAGTCCACGAGCTACCACGACGCCTGGTACGTCCGCGGGCTCTTCGGCCTGAAGCCCGCCCCCGAGTTCGCAGGGTGGCTGGAGCGCATGGGTATCGCGCAAGGGGGGCGGCTGCTCCCCCCCGATCCGGCCCGCACCCGGCGCCTGCTGGGCTGGGGCGGCGCGTGA
- the eutC gene encoding ethanolamine ammonia-lyase subunit EutC, translated as MTPSPWEELRAHTRARIALGRAGHSLPTREVLAFGEAHARARDAVHTPVDFGAVEAVLGEAGVPHLHLQTEADSRETYLRRPDLGRTVGEVALGRLRPHAGTYEVALVVGDGLSAPAIRESAPPFLRALLAELSGYRLAPVVLLRHARVAAADPIGEVLGARLTLIALGERPGLLTPESLGLYLTYAPRVGRLDAERNCISNIHVGGLRADVAARATRQLVQASLRRELSGVRLPAGDALPEG; from the coding sequence GTGACCCCCTCCCCCTGGGAGGAACTGCGCGCCCACACCCGCGCCCGCATCGCCCTGGGCCGGGCGGGGCACAGCCTGCCCACGCGCGAGGTGCTCGCCTTCGGCGAGGCGCACGCCCGCGCCCGGGACGCCGTCCATACCCCGGTGGACTTCGGCGCGGTGGAGGCCGTGCTGGGGGAGGCGGGCGTGCCGCACCTCCACCTGCAGACCGAGGCCGACAGCCGCGAGACCTACCTGCGCCGTCCCGACCTGGGGCGAACGGTGGGAGAGGTGGCCCTTGGCCGCCTGCGCCCGCACGCGGGAACGTACGAAGTGGCCCTGGTGGTGGGTGACGGGCTCAGCGCCCCCGCCATCCGGGAGAGCGCGCCGCCCTTTCTGCGGGCGCTGCTGGCCGAGCTCTCCGGCTACCGCCTCGCGCCGGTGGTCCTGCTCCGGCACGCCCGGGTGGCCGCCGCCGACCCCATCGGCGAGGTGCTGGGCGCGCGGCTGACCCTGATCGCGCTGGGAGAGCGGCCCGGGCTGCTGACGCCGGAGAGCCTGGGGCTCTACCTCACCTACGCTCCGCGCGTGGGCCGCCTGGACGCCGAGCGCAACTGCATCAGCAACATCCACGTGGGGGGCCTGCGGGCGGACGTGGCGGCCCGGGCCACGCGCCAGCTCGTGCAGGCCAGCTTGCGCCGGGAACTCAGCGGGGTACGCCTGCCCGCGGGGGACGCCCTGCCGGAGGGGTGA